A genomic region of Fusarium oxysporum Fo47 chromosome VI, complete sequence contains the following coding sequences:
- a CDS encoding Caleosin related protein-domain-containing protein, whose amino-acid sequence MVEYHNDISQSTPNRLGNDYTKSTFAKACSDHSETPSAAIMNSKDEKLSPLQKHVQFWDRDNDGIINPWDVYNGFRELGFGLFFSIGSLLIPIFFSYPTRLGHSWLPDPLFRIYVNDIHKAKHGSDTGIFDFDGNFSPERFEQMFQRFDTSGEGGLTADDLWRLWAKDRCAADPAGWTFAFMEWWTTYVLLQEDGVVKKDDLRACYDGSLFWRIRDERERSSKYMDRKSFGMRNFFASI is encoded by the coding sequence ATGGTTGAGTACCACAACGACATCTCACAGTCTACGCCCAACAGACTTGGCAACGATTATACCAAAAGTACTTTTGCTAAAGCATGCTCAGATCATTCTGAAACCCCATCTGCAGCAATCATGAACTCCAAAGACGAAAAGCTCAGCCCTCTCCAGAAACACGTTCAATTCTGGGACCGCGACAATGACGGCATCATCAACCCATGGGACGTCTACAATGGTTTCCGCGAGCTCGGTttcggcctcttcttctcaataggctctcttctcatccctATCTTCTTTTCATATCCAACACGGCTCGGTCATAGTTGGCTGCCTGACCCCTTGTTCCGCATCTATGTCAATGACATCCACAAGGCCAAGCATGGTTCTGATACAGGCATCTTCGACTTTGACGGGAACTTCAGCCCCGAGAGATTCGAGCAGATGTTTCAGCGGTTCGATACCTCAGGTGAGGGAGGTTTGACTGCCGATGACCTCTGGAGATTATGGGCGAAGGATCGCTGTGCGGCGGACCCAGCTGGTTGGACCTTTGCTTTTATGGAGTGGTGGACAACATATGTGCTTCTCCAAGAGGATGGGGTCGTGAAAAAAGATGACCTGAGAGCCTGTTATGACGGAAGCCTGTTTTGGAGGATCAGAGacgagagagagagaagcAGCAAGTACATGGATAGAAAGAGCTTTGGCATGAGAAACTTCTTTGCTTCAATCTAG
- a CDS encoding uncharacterized protein (expressed protein): MCLVSLLGLAKLACCGEAFSVPRQLSSGACRCRTVTTVLIHTDSPVLMHMSSHYALALYVSGLALAAGLESGTSLGVSMAAFAKQLTKQEEQFMSTCTWTT, from the coding sequence ATGTGCCTTGTTAgcttgcttggcttggctaAGTTGGCTTGTTGTGGTGAGGCATTTTCTGTCCCTCGTCAACTCTCAAGCGGAGCCTGTCGCTGTCGCACCGTAACTACCGTCCTTATCCATACAGACAGTCCAGTGCTGATGCATATGTCCTCTCATTATGCCCTGGCCTTGTACGTGTCAGGTCTTGCACTTGCAGCGGGTCTCGAGTCTGGAACATCGTTAGGCGTTAGCATGGCAGCTTTCGCCAAGCAATTGACCAAACAAGAGGAGCAGTTCATGTCTACCTGCACCTGGACGACATGA
- a CDS encoding IMP-specific 5-nucleotidase produces the protein MTTRYRVEYALKTHRRDQFIEWVKGLLAVPFVLYSQPTGVFGDGPSVTQMAEEAHRRYAEIMRDVELMIDDHISRQQDDTMLPSKLRMLIPTAGPFFTRLPLEAAFKYQDRKRYISSRRFVAPSFNDVRQILNSAQSMAVTNGSLQLATFDGDVTLYDDGFNLEPSSPVIPRLLDLLRKNIKIGIVTAAGYTSADRYYERLHGLLDAITESTDLDPIQKQNIVIMGGEANYLFEYSPSSPYKLAPVPRTQWLTPEMASWSDADITRLLDVAEGALRDCVNNLNLPAMIMRKDRAVGIIPKTPGTRIARESLEETVLVVQRILELSSLGSSEERPTKHRPNSPPIPPSVASQSRRVPFCAFNGGNDVFVDIGDKSWGVTVCQQWFGSKENGGAIRGENTLHVGDQFLSAGSNDFKARSVGTTAWIASPAETVELLDELADLMQKKLS, from the exons ATGACAACCCGTTACCGTGTCGAGT ATGCTCTCAAGACACACCGAAGAGACCAATTTATTG AATGGGTCAAGGGTCTTCTAGCTGTTCCTTTCGTTCTCTACTCTCAGCCCACTGGCGTTTTTGGAGATGGACCTAGTGTTACTCAGATGGCCGAAGAGGCTCACCGCCGTTACGCTGAGATTATGCGTGACGTTGAGCTCATGATTGATGATCACA TTAGCCGTCAGCAAGATGATACCATGCTCCCGTCCAAGTTGCGGATGCTGATTCCCACTGCGGGCCCTTTCTTCACCCGCCTGCCCCTGGAAGCAGCTTTCAAGTATCAGGACAGAAAACGGTATATCTCATCACGAAGATTTGTTGCTCCATCCTTCAACGATGTCAGACAGATCCTCAACTCAGCCCAGTCCATGGCTGTAACAAATGGATCACTGCAGTTGGCCACGtttgatggtgatgtgaCCTTGTATGACGATGGGTTCAATCTTGAGCCATCGAGTCCTGTGATTCCCCGTCTTCTCG ATCTCCTACGAAAAAACATCAAGATTGGTATTGTCACGGCTGCTGGTTACACATCTGCCGATCGCTACTATGAGCGCCTCCATGGATTGCTTGACGCAATTACGGAGTCAACTGATCTGGATCCTATTCAGAAGCAAaacatcgtcatcatggGAGGTGAAGCAAACTACCTGTTTGAGTACTCACCTTCTTCGCCCTACAAGCTCGCTCCTGTCCCGCGCACTCAGTGGCTGACACCCGAGATGGCCTCATGGTCGGATGCTGACATTACAAGATTGCTGGATGTTGCCGAAGGTGCCCTTCGTGACTGTGTCAACAACTTGAACCTGCCTGCCATGATCATGCGCAAGGACCGTGCTGTCGGTATTATCCCCAAGACGCCAGGTACTCGCATCGCCCgtgagagccttgaggagACTGTTCTTGTTGTTCAGCGCATCCTGGAGCTCAGTAGTCTCGGATCCAGCGAAGAGCGCCCAACCAAGCACCGACCCAACTCTCCTCCAATTCCACCTTCAGTGGCGAGCCAATCACGCCGCGTGCCATTCTGTGCATTCAACGGAGGTAATGATGTGTTTGTCGATATTGGTGACAAGAGCTGGGGTGTGACTGTTTGCCAGCAGTGGTTTGGTAGCAAGGAGAATGGTGGCGCCATTCGCGGAGAGAACACGCTGCACGTAGGCGATCAATTCTTGAGTGCTGGATCAAATGACTTCAAGGCGAGAAGTGTCGGAACAACAGCCTGGATCGCAAGCCCAGCCGAGACCGTGGAGCTGCTTGACGAGCTGGCTGATCTGATGCAAAAGAAATTGTCCTGA
- a CDS encoding kinase-like domain-containing protein — MGIMAALSAPRAMVAPHQHQPQGPSTLVTDKSTSPSAFRPNQFQSLSSPREYSTDLTESIVLEEGGESGSESAVEPVTPVSGRQSQDFTLQSQDLQDLQNLQSYQTASATSSGVVPIAIPNSGNPNKGTYISQSVNNNRPPTTYEPSTPRATEPEPGSSLTRQSTRGSISTSSFKRTMSSFFRRSNSHVKNDYTPSESATPSVVSAPTEPQTNGQPRAAARRRFSMNRSSATTRSNSPPSPSDNGLEMAPAHRERASDKSLPSQGDFKKNRASTGLTLRGRAINFVGAHNTSRGTGHKRPEFTRRASSYDGSRPSTPLPPPAEGDETMYPPERSVWPLPPDSGTGAKARRMSLSLPDDFAVDVAELQNEFEYQRKFLGRHGKHLGKGAASKVTLMMRKGYPEELYAVKEFRGKSHRESQQDYENKIKSEFSIAKSLHHPNIVETFRLCTDHGRWNHVMEYCSEGDLFSLVSKGHLKGDDRKKDRMCLFKQLIQGVHYLHANGIAHRDIKLENLLITKDSKLKITDFGVSEVFCGTHPGLREAGGQCGRNMSGEIRLCSPGICGSEPYIAPEVLAKKENYDPRALDVWSSAIVMIYLTFGGAIWSRAVPGELHYDKLVKGWETWYGKHPESDATISDTDYPKCYALDVGMSPPALRRLVLQMLNPDPQKRISIEDVIHNRWLKNVECCQLESYDDPALLIDATKKDNTANGNKKIFCHNHLPPKGTGSHSLGKMPGQPGY; from the exons ATGGGCATTATGGCGGCACTCTCGGCCCCAAGGGCCATGGTAGCACCccaccagcaccaaccaCAGGGACCCTCCACCCTCGTCACAG ATAAAAGTACCTCACCCTCTGCCTTTCGCCCAAACCAGTTCCAGTCCCTATCGTCGCCTCGCGAATATAGTACCGACCTTACTGAATCAATTGTCCTAGAAGAAGGTGGTGAATCTGGAAGCGAATCCGCCGTTGAACCCGTTACACCTGTTAGTGGTCGCCAGTCCCAGGACTTCACCCTTCAGAGCCAGGACCTGCAGGACCTCCAAAATCTGCAGTCTTACCAGACGGCTTCAGCCACATCTTCAGGAGTTGTACCTATCGCGATCCCCAACTCGGGCAACCCCAACAAAGGAACATATATATCACAATCCGTAAATAACAACCGGCCTCCTACTACCTACGAACCAAGTACTCCAAGAGCAACAGAACCTGAGCCAGGCAGTTCTCTCACCCGTCAGTCAACCCGAGGTTCCATCTCCACCTCGAGTTTCAAGCGCACCATGTCGAGCTTCTTCCGCCGATCAAATTCCCACGTCAAGAACGATTATACACCTTCGGAATCTGCAACACCCTCCGTCGTGTCCGCACCAACGGAGCCTCAAACAAATGGCCAACCACGTGCTGCAGCTCGCCGTCGTTTCTCCATGAACCGCTCTTCTGCAACTACTCGTTCCAACTCACCCCCTTCGCCTAGCGACAATGGATTGGAAATGGCTCCCGCACACCGTGAACGTGCCTCTGACAAGTCTCTTCCCAGTCAAGGagacttcaagaagaaccGTGCATCGACTGGTCTGACTCTGCGTGGCCGAGCTATTAACTTCGTTGGCGCTCATAACACCAGCCGAGGAACCGGGCACAAGCGTCCTGAATTCACCCGCAGAGCTAGCAGCTATGACGGTAGCCGACCCAGTACCCCTCTCCCACCTCCCGCGGAAGGCGACGAAACAATGTACCCACCTGAACGAAGTGTCtggcctcttcctcctgaCTCCGGTACTGGTGCCAAGGCTCGACGAATGAGTTTGAGCCTCCCTGATGATTTCGCCGTGGACGTAGCTGAGCTACAGAATGAATTCGAATACCAGCGCAAATTCCTCGGTCGTCATGGCAAGCATCTTGGCAAGGGAGCGGCTTCTAAGGTTACCCTCATGATGCGAAAAGGCTACCCAGAAGAGCTCTACGCCGTGAAGGAGTTCCGCGGCAAATCGCACCGAGAAAGCCAACAGGATTacgagaacaagatcaagtcaGAATTCAGCATTGCGAAGAGCTTGCACCACCCCAATATTGTTGAGACTTTCCGCCTATGTACCGATCACGGGCGATGGAACCATGTTATGGAATACTGCTCGGAAGGTGATCTTTTCAGCTTGGTCTCCAAGGGTCATCTCAAGGGCGATGACCGCAAGAAGGACCGCATGTGTCTCTTCAAGCAGCTTATTCAAGGTGTCCATTACTTGCATGCCAATGGCATTGCCCATCGTGacatcaagcttgagaacCTTCTGATCACCAAGGACAGTAAGCTCAAGATTACCGATTTTGGTGTATCGGAAGTTTTCTGTGGTACTCACCCCGGTCTTCGTGAAGCTGGTGGACAATGCGGCCGTAACATGAGCGGCGAGATTCGCCTTTGCTCGCCTGGTATCTGTGGAAGTGAGCCCTACATCGCCCCCGAGGTcctcgccaagaaggaaaacTACGACCCCCGAGCACTCGATGTGTGGAGTTCTGCGATTGTCATGATTTATCTCACTTTTGGTGGCGCCATCTGGTCCCGCGCTGTCCCAGGAGAGCTCCATTATGATAAGCTTGTCAAGGGCTGGGAAACATGGTATGGGAAGCATCCAGAGTCCGACGCCACTATCTCTGATACGGATTACCCCAAATGCTACGCCCTCGACGTGGGCATGTCCCCACCTGCTCTCCGTCGTCTTGTGCTACAGATGTTGAACCCTGATCCGCAAAAGCGTATCAGCATCGAGGACGTCATCCACAACCGCTGGCTGAAGAACGTCGAGTGCTGCCAGCTGGAATCCTACGATGACCCCGCTCTTCTCATCGATGCGACCAAGAAGGACAACACAGCCAACGGCAACAAAAAGATCTTTTGCCACAACCATCTACCCCCGAAGGGCACTGGCTCCCACTCATTGGGCAAGATGCCAGGCCAGCCGGGCTACTAG